The following coding sequences are from one Streptomyces dengpaensis window:
- a CDS encoding permease, protein MTITKAAPPPVDHRDADDRRGWRGWQFNSPLVLTMLLLLVIAAQGPARRALSAPVMQSWMTVFVAVVIQALPFLVLGVLLSAVIAVFVPPSLFARALPDRPALAVPVAGMAGAVLPGCECASVPVAGALVRRGVTPAAALAFLLSAPAINPIVLTATAVAFPGDPEMVLARFVASLLVACAMGWLWQRLGRTDWLRPPARPGHQGLGKGAAFWGSVRHDVMHAGGFLVVGAMAAATLKAVVPASWLQAAAGHPVVSVLALAILAVVLSICSEADGFVAASLSQFSLTARLTFLVVGPVIDLKLFAMQVGTFGRGFALRFAPATFALAVLMSVLVGAVLL, encoded by the coding sequence GTGACCATCACCAAGGCAGCCCCGCCCCCGGTGGACCACCGCGACGCGGACGACCGGCGGGGATGGCGGGGCTGGCAGTTCAACTCCCCTCTCGTCCTGACCATGCTGCTGCTCCTGGTGATCGCGGCGCAGGGGCCGGCCCGCCGGGCGCTGTCCGCGCCGGTGATGCAGAGCTGGATGACCGTGTTCGTGGCGGTGGTGATCCAGGCGTTGCCCTTCCTGGTCCTCGGCGTGCTGCTGTCGGCGGTCATCGCGGTGTTCGTGCCGCCGTCGCTCTTCGCCCGGGCGCTGCCGGACCGGCCCGCGCTGGCGGTGCCGGTCGCCGGGATGGCCGGGGCGGTCCTGCCCGGCTGCGAGTGCGCCTCCGTGCCGGTGGCCGGGGCGCTGGTGCGCCGGGGTGTCACCCCCGCGGCGGCGCTGGCGTTCCTGCTGTCGGCCCCCGCGATCAACCCGATCGTGCTGACCGCCACGGCCGTGGCGTTCCCGGGCGATCCGGAGATGGTCCTCGCCCGGTTCGTGGCGAGTCTGCTCGTGGCCTGTGCGATGGGGTGGCTGTGGCAACGCCTAGGCCGCACCGACTGGCTGCGCCCGCCGGCCCGCCCGGGGCACCAAGGCCTCGGCAAGGGGGCGGCGTTCTGGGGTTCCGTACGCCACGACGTGATGCACGCCGGGGGCTTCCTCGTGGTCGGCGCGATGGCCGCGGCCACGCTCAAGGCCGTCGTACCGGCGAGCTGGCTGCAGGCCGCAGCCGGCCATCCCGTGGTGTCGGTCCTCGCCCTGGCGATCCTCGCCGTGGTGCTGTCGATCTGCTCCGAGGCCGACGGGTTCGTGGCCGCGTCGCTGTCCCAGTTCTCGCTGACGGCACGGCTGACATTCCTCGTCGTGGGACCGGTGATCGACCTGAAGCTGTTCGCCATGCAGGTCGGCACGTTCGGCCGCGGGTTCGCGCTGCGCTTCGCCCCCGCCACCTTCGCCCTGGCGGTCCTCATGTCGGTCCTGGTCGGGGCGGTGCTGCTGTGA
- a CDS encoding SseB family protein, whose product MDTPSNDRDAPTTPAQEALNTLAAHPGHIKQAEDGAALATLAGSDVLVPVPNDADEAEATDPTAVALPVLEQPGGEQVVPVFTSERELADLLPSVSRYRLVPLGDLATQWPTGDLSLTIDAASPHGLTLSSEGVRTLLARPRG is encoded by the coding sequence ATGGACACACCCTCGAACGACCGCGACGCGCCCACGACACCGGCCCAGGAGGCCCTGAACACCCTCGCCGCGCACCCCGGCCACATCAAGCAGGCCGAGGACGGGGCGGCGCTGGCCACGCTGGCCGGCAGCGATGTGCTGGTCCCTGTGCCGAACGACGCCGACGAGGCGGAAGCCACCGACCCCACGGCCGTCGCGCTGCCCGTCCTGGAGCAGCCGGGCGGCGAACAGGTGGTGCCGGTGTTCACCTCGGAACGAGAGCTGGCCGATCTGCTCCCCTCCGTCTCCCGCTACCGCCTGGTGCCTCTCGGCGATCTCGCCACGCAGTGGCCGACCGGCGATCTTTCCCTCACGATCGACGCCGCCTCACCGCACGGCCTGACCCTCAGCTCCGAGGGCGTACGGACGCTGCTCGCCCGGCCGCGGGGCTGA
- the pqqB gene encoding pyrroloquinoline quinone biosynthesis protein PqqB, which produces MKVVLLGTAAGGGFPQWNCACALCAAARDGKLPARTQECVAVSGNSRDWWLLNASPDIRTQLTATPELAPGPGPRDTPVRGVLLTDAEADHVMGLTILRGGAALKVYAAPPVLATLAPLRAMLDRYAPWEWADSLTEGGFVLAGGLVVSAHPVGSKAPKYADGAAADAPWVTAYRIEDLATGGVLVYAPCLGRWTPELDALLATATCALLDGTFYAADEMGTAVRSPNGQAAMGHLPVSGARGSLTALARHLGPRRIYTHLNNTNPLLDPASDARARVTATGVEVLPDGSQFVV; this is translated from the coding sequence TTGAAAGTCGTCCTGCTGGGCACGGCCGCCGGTGGCGGCTTCCCTCAGTGGAACTGCGCCTGCGCGCTGTGCGCGGCCGCCCGTGACGGCAAACTGCCGGCGCGGACGCAGGAATGCGTCGCCGTCAGCGGCAACTCCCGCGACTGGTGGCTGCTCAACGCCTCACCCGACATCCGTACGCAGCTGACCGCCACGCCCGAGCTCGCACCAGGGCCGGGGCCCAGGGACACCCCGGTACGCGGTGTGCTCCTGACCGACGCCGAGGCCGACCACGTCATGGGGCTGACCATCCTGCGCGGCGGCGCCGCACTCAAGGTCTACGCCGCGCCTCCCGTCCTCGCCACGCTGGCCCCGCTGCGCGCGATGCTCGACCGCTACGCCCCGTGGGAGTGGGCGGACAGCCTGACCGAGGGCGGCTTCGTCCTGGCCGGCGGGCTGGTCGTCAGCGCGCACCCCGTCGGCTCCAAGGCCCCGAAGTACGCCGACGGAGCCGCCGCGGACGCCCCCTGGGTGACGGCGTACCGGATCGAGGACCTGGCCACCGGGGGAGTGCTCGTCTACGCGCCCTGTCTGGGCCGTTGGACACCCGAGCTGGACGCCCTGCTCGCCACGGCGACCTGCGCGCTGCTCGACGGCACGTTCTACGCGGCCGACGAGATGGGTACGGCGGTACGGTCGCCCAACGGCCAGGCCGCCATGGGGCACCTCCCCGTCTCAGGCGCGCGCGGCAGCCTGACCGCCCTGGCCCGCCATCTCGGACCGCGCCGGATCTACACCCACCTCAACAACACGAACCCGCTCCTCGACCCGGCCTCGGACGCCCGCGCGCGGGTGACCGCGACGGGGGTCGAAGTCCTGCCGGACGGCTCCCAGTTCGTGGTCTAG
- a CDS encoding MarR family winged helix-turn-helix transcriptional regulator, producing the protein MAAKTPGSPLEDRWREILTVHARTMCEIDRALHPHGLGASDFEVLDVLASVTGTGTAPGEQCRVQNIASQVHLSQSALSRLIARLEKDGLVERTVCQEDRRGVWVALTKKGRDLHSEVLPLQRAVLARMLSR; encoded by the coding sequence ATGGCAGCGAAGACGCCCGGATCCCCCCTCGAAGACCGGTGGCGGGAGATCCTCACGGTGCACGCGCGCACCATGTGCGAGATCGACCGCGCGCTGCATCCGCATGGCCTGGGAGCGAGTGACTTCGAGGTCCTGGACGTCCTCGCCTCGGTCACGGGAACGGGCACAGCCCCCGGCGAGCAGTGCCGGGTGCAGAACATCGCGAGCCAGGTCCATCTCAGCCAGAGCGCCCTGTCCCGTCTCATCGCCCGGCTGGAGAAGGACGGCCTGGTTGAGCGCACCGTCTGCCAGGAGGACCGACGCGGAGTATGGGTCGCGCTCACCAAGAAGGGCCGCGACCTGCACTCCGAGGTGCTTCCCCTGCAGCGCGCCGTCCTGGCGCGCATGCTGAGCCGCTAG
- a CDS encoding helix-turn-helix domain-containing protein — protein MLKVPVSGERLDILEWLRDPAAHFPSQRHGDLVKDGVSSATLAAKLGVSRAVARTHLDILTRVGLLRAKKIRYRTFYRRDEYRIAEVSRYFEKGW, from the coding sequence ATGCTGAAGGTTCCCGTCAGTGGGGAACGCCTGGACATACTGGAGTGGTTGCGAGACCCCGCCGCGCACTTTCCGTCACAGCGCCACGGCGATCTCGTCAAGGACGGCGTCAGCTCGGCGACCCTCGCCGCCAAGCTCGGCGTGAGCCGCGCCGTGGCGCGCACACACCTCGACATCCTCACCAGGGTCGGGCTGCTGCGGGCCAAGAAGATCAGATACCGGACCTTCTACCGTCGCGACGAGTACCGCATCGCCGAGGTGAGCCGCTACTTCGAGAAGGGCTGGTAG
- a CDS encoding undecaprenyl-diphosphate phosphatase: MSVISVGQAVVLGAVEGVTEFLPVSSTGHLKITEGLMGIPVDDDAVVGFSAVIQVGAIAAVLVYFFKDIVRIVSAWGRGLRDKEERYHHDYKFAWWVIYATIPIVLVGLAAKPLIEGPLASLWVVAGSLIVGSGVMWAADRMGRHKRGEDDTSFKDAMLVGSSQILALLFPGFSRSGATMSTALMLDLDRVAATRLSFFLGIPALTGAGLYELKDALGTGVGAAPLAVGTIASFVVAYGSIAWLLKFVAKHSFNAFVIYRIVIGVALFGLLSTGVLNS, translated from the coding sequence ATGAGCGTCATCAGCGTCGGACAGGCCGTCGTCCTCGGAGCCGTCGAGGGGGTGACCGAATTCCTCCCCGTCTCCTCCACCGGCCATCTCAAGATCACCGAAGGGCTGATGGGCATCCCCGTCGACGACGACGCCGTCGTCGGCTTCTCCGCGGTCATCCAGGTCGGCGCGATCGCCGCCGTGCTCGTGTACTTCTTCAAGGACATCGTGCGGATCGTCTCCGCCTGGGGGCGCGGGCTGCGCGACAAGGAGGAGCGCTACCACCACGACTACAAGTTCGCCTGGTGGGTCATCTACGCGACCATTCCGATCGTGCTCGTGGGCCTGGCGGCGAAGCCGCTCATCGAGGGCCCGCTCGCCTCGCTGTGGGTGGTCGCCGGCTCGCTCATCGTCGGCAGCGGGGTGATGTGGGCGGCGGACCGGATGGGCCGGCACAAGCGCGGTGAGGACGACACCTCGTTCAAGGACGCGATGCTGGTCGGCAGCTCCCAGATTCTCGCCCTGCTCTTCCCGGGCTTTTCGCGCTCCGGCGCCACCATGTCCACGGCGCTCATGCTCGACCTGGACCGCGTCGCCGCCACCCGGCTCTCGTTCTTCCTCGGCATCCCCGCCCTGACCGGTGCCGGTCTGTACGAGCTGAAGGACGCCCTGGGCACGGGAGTGGGCGCCGCCCCGCTGGCGGTCGGCACGATCGCCTCGTTCGTGGTCGCGTACGGCTCCATCGCCTGGCTGCTGAAGTTCGTCGCCAAGCACTCCTTCAACGCCTTCGTGATCTACCGGATCGTCATCGGAGTGGCGCTGTTCGGACTGCTGTCCACGGGCGTACTGAACAGCTGA
- a CDS encoding FadR/GntR family transcriptional regulator, whose amino-acid sequence MEAVLTHLRGAIERGEYAIGDKLPSEAELCRRLEVSRPVLREALRALQVMGLTVSRTGKGTFVVANTVEDPTFGDYAASDLLEVRRHVEIPVAGYAALRRTPENLDRLAHLLDRMERETDTTAWVAMDTIFHIAVAEASQNPVFRRVIEEIRDALARQSAFLNELGGRREQSNREHRAIVEALIDGSEHDAVEAMSHHLDRVETTLTSIVRPERTVSPAEGGPQA is encoded by the coding sequence ATGGAAGCGGTGCTCACCCACCTCCGCGGCGCCATAGAGCGCGGCGAGTACGCCATCGGCGACAAACTCCCCTCCGAGGCGGAGCTCTGCCGTCGCCTCGAAGTCAGCCGCCCCGTGCTCCGCGAGGCCCTGCGGGCCCTGCAGGTGATGGGCCTGACCGTGTCCCGTACCGGCAAGGGCACCTTCGTGGTCGCCAACACGGTCGAGGACCCCACTTTCGGTGACTACGCGGCGAGCGACCTGCTCGAAGTGCGCCGCCATGTCGAGATCCCCGTCGCCGGGTACGCGGCCCTGCGCCGCACCCCCGAGAACCTCGACCGCCTCGCCCATCTGCTCGACCGTATGGAGCGGGAGACGGACACCACGGCCTGGGTCGCGATGGACACGATCTTCCACATCGCCGTCGCCGAGGCCTCCCAGAACCCCGTCTTCCGCCGGGTCATCGAGGAGATCCGGGATGCCCTGGCCCGCCAGTCGGCCTTCCTGAACGAACTCGGCGGCCGTCGCGAGCAGTCCAACCGCGAGCACCGCGCGATCGTCGAGGCGCTGATCGACGGTTCCGAGCACGACGCGGTGGAGGCCATGTCCCACCACCTCGACCGCGTCGAAACCACCCTCACCTCCATCGTGCGCCCCGAGCGCACGGTCTCACCCGCGGAAGGCGGACCCCAGGCGTGA
- a CDS encoding asparaginase, with protein sequence MNQALAYGSSLAAAPVIREPLHAPVAHLVRGGVVEGIHYGSVVVLAADGGVELQIGDIEAAFYPRSALKPVQAVAMLRAGLPLDGELLSLAAASHSGEERHLAGTRRILELAGLPEGRLRNVPDLPFDPVVREAWVREGRQPSQLAQNCSGKHAAMLYTARLNGWSLDDYLDPAHPLQQAIAEIVEDLTGQAIAQVTVDGCGAPLFSVSLHGLARAAARITTAAPGTPEARVADAMRQHAEMASGSGRDVAALMRAVPGLLAKDGFEGVQVAALPDGRAVAVKISDGADRARVPVAAAALARCGIDPAALAAFAGAPLLGGGAVVGNIRPARALDPLTPSTYA encoded by the coding sequence ATGAACCAGGCTCTGGCATACGGCAGTTCGCTCGCTGCGGCCCCGGTGATCCGCGAACCCCTGCACGCCCCCGTCGCCCATCTCGTACGCGGCGGAGTCGTCGAAGGCATCCACTACGGGTCGGTCGTCGTGCTGGCCGCCGACGGCGGTGTGGAGCTGCAGATCGGCGACATCGAGGCCGCCTTCTACCCGCGCTCCGCGCTCAAGCCCGTCCAGGCCGTGGCCATGCTGCGGGCCGGGCTGCCGCTGGACGGCGAACTGCTCTCCCTCGCCGCGGCCAGCCACTCCGGCGAGGAACGGCACCTCGCCGGGACCCGGCGGATCCTGGAGCTGGCCGGACTCCCCGAGGGCCGGCTGCGCAATGTCCCGGACCTGCCGTTCGACCCGGTCGTACGCGAGGCCTGGGTGCGCGAGGGCCGGCAGCCCTCCCAGCTCGCCCAGAACTGCTCGGGCAAGCACGCGGCCATGCTCTACACGGCCCGCCTCAACGGCTGGTCGCTCGACGACTACCTCGACCCGGCCCATCCGCTCCAGCAGGCCATCGCGGAGATCGTCGAAGACCTCACCGGACAAGCCATCGCCCAGGTGACCGTCGACGGCTGCGGAGCACCCCTGTTCTCCGTCTCACTGCACGGACTCGCCCGCGCCGCCGCGCGGATCACCACCGCCGCGCCGGGCACACCCGAGGCGCGCGTGGCCGACGCCATGCGCCAGCACGCTGAGATGGCCTCCGGGTCCGGGCGCGACGTCGCCGCGCTGATGCGGGCCGTGCCGGGGCTGCTCGCCAAGGACGGCTTCGAAGGCGTGCAGGTCGCGGCGCTGCCGGACGGCCGGGCCGTCGCCGTGAAGATCTCCGACGGCGCCGACCGGGCGCGCGTCCCGGTGGCCGCGGCCGCCCTCGCACGCTGCGGGATCGACCCGGCGGCGCTCGCCGCGTTCGCGGGCGCGCCGCTCCTCGGAGGCGGTGCGGTGGTCGGGAACATCCGGCCCGCCCGCGCGCTCGACCCGCTCACGCCGTCCACGTACGCCTGA
- the aspA gene encoding aspartate ammonia-lyase, with translation MTAAAHRSEHDLLGDRHVPADAYWGVHTLRATENFPITGTPISAYPHLIDALAAVKEAAALANEELGLLESRKAAAIVEACREIRDGKLHDQFVVDVIQGGAGTSTNMNANEVVANRALELLGHAKGDYQHLHPNEDVNLGQSTNDVYPTAVKVATVFAVRGLLKAMAVLQDAFARKAVEFRDVLKMGRTQLQDAVPMTLGQEFSAYAVMLDEDRSRLAEAAELIHEINLGATAIGTGLNAPAGYAESVRRHLAGITGLPLVTAANLVEATQDCGAFVQMSGVLKRIAVKLSKSCNDLRLLSSGPRAGLNEINLPPVQAGSSIMPGKVNPVIPEVVNQVAFEVIGNDVTITMAAEAGQLQLNAFEPIILHSLSESITHLRTACLTLAERCVAGITANTEELRAAVENSIGLVTALNPHIGYTAATDIAKEALATGRGVAELVLEKGLLPAERLGELLRPEVLAGGGPARG, from the coding sequence ATGACCGCCGCAGCGCACCGCAGCGAACACGACCTGCTCGGAGACCGTCACGTCCCCGCCGACGCGTACTGGGGCGTCCACACCCTGCGCGCCACGGAGAACTTCCCCATCACGGGCACCCCGATCTCCGCCTACCCGCACCTGATCGACGCCCTCGCCGCGGTCAAGGAGGCCGCCGCCCTCGCCAACGAGGAACTCGGCCTGCTCGAATCCCGCAAGGCGGCCGCCATCGTCGAGGCCTGCCGGGAGATCCGCGACGGCAAGCTGCACGACCAGTTCGTCGTCGACGTCATCCAGGGCGGCGCCGGAACCTCGACGAACATGAACGCCAACGAGGTCGTCGCCAACCGGGCGTTGGAGCTCCTGGGCCACGCCAAGGGCGACTACCAGCACCTGCACCCCAACGAGGACGTCAACCTCGGCCAGTCGACCAACGACGTCTATCCGACCGCCGTCAAGGTCGCCACGGTCTTCGCCGTGCGCGGGCTGCTCAAGGCCATGGCCGTGCTCCAGGACGCCTTCGCGCGCAAGGCCGTCGAGTTCCGCGACGTACTGAAGATGGGACGTACCCAGCTCCAGGACGCGGTGCCGATGACGCTGGGGCAGGAGTTCTCGGCGTACGCGGTGATGCTGGACGAGGACCGCAGCCGGCTCGCCGAGGCCGCCGAGCTGATCCACGAGATCAACCTCGGCGCCACCGCCATCGGCACCGGGCTCAACGCCCCCGCCGGATACGCCGAGTCGGTGCGCCGCCATCTCGCCGGCATCACCGGGCTGCCGCTGGTCACCGCCGCCAACCTGGTCGAGGCGACCCAGGACTGCGGCGCCTTCGTCCAGATGTCGGGCGTACTCAAGCGGATCGCCGTCAAGCTCTCCAAGAGCTGCAACGACCTGCGGCTGCTGTCCTCCGGGCCGCGCGCGGGCCTCAACGAGATCAACCTGCCGCCGGTGCAGGCGGGTTCGAGCATCATGCCCGGCAAGGTCAACCCGGTGATCCCCGAGGTCGTCAACCAGGTCGCCTTCGAGGTGATCGGCAACGACGTCACCATCACCATGGCCGCGGAAGCCGGTCAGCTCCAGCTCAACGCCTTCGAGCCGATCATCCTGCACTCCCTGTCCGAGAGCATCACCCACCTGCGGACCGCCTGCCTGACCCTCGCCGAGCGGTGCGTCGCCGGGATCACGGCGAACACCGAGGAGCTGCGTGCCGCCGTGGAGAACTCCATCGGGCTGGTGACCGCGCTCAACCCGCACATCGGGTACACGGCGGCCACCGACATCGCGAAGGAGGCGCTCGCCACCGGCCGTGGCGTCGCCGAACTCGTCCTGGAGAAGGGTCTGTTGCCGGCCGAACGACTCGGCGAACTGCTGCGGCCCGAGGTGCTCGCGGGCGGCGGCCCCGCGCGGGGCTGA
- the mptB gene encoding polyprenol phosphomannose-dependent alpha 1,6 mannosyltransferase MptB, with translation MAFPVDLRRCQALGLAGTAFLALGGETAGALPVRELVAPESGRGVLGLVGVFFGVVLLIAAWALLGTVVRGPEAPTPRSLLLVLAVWAAPLLLAPPLFSRDVYSYLAQGAMVDARMDVYAHGPAQLGGPLADEVAPVWQHTTTPYGPVFLVVASALSGLTQGEIPAGLLGMRLVALLGVALMAAALPRLARHSGADPAAALWLGALNPLVLLHLVAGAHNDAIMLGLLGLGLVAACGRWHVLGVVLVTLAALVKAPAALGLLAVIALRGRRGMVRSTLVTAGVALATTAAATAAAGTGYGWIAALKTPVSPHNWSPTSVLGRATGSLLEKLGSGLAPLALPLWHATGLAVTVIVVLFIWLRLRPGPIYALGLSLAAVAAFGPAIRPWYALWGLFLIAAAAPSGSVRHRVAAVSAVLALTLLPSGGPPDAAQVVLAVSGGVLALVVLWQAHQAAQAPTLERTA, from the coding sequence ATGGCTTTTCCCGTCGATCTCCGCCGCTGTCAGGCTCTGGGCCTGGCCGGTACCGCCTTCCTCGCGCTGGGCGGTGAGACGGCCGGCGCGCTGCCGGTGCGGGAGCTGGTCGCCCCCGAGTCCGGTCGTGGCGTACTCGGCCTGGTCGGCGTGTTCTTCGGGGTCGTGCTGCTGATAGCCGCCTGGGCGCTGCTGGGCACCGTCGTACGGGGCCCCGAAGCGCCGACTCCGCGTTCCCTGCTGCTCGTTCTCGCCGTCTGGGCGGCGCCGCTGCTGCTGGCGCCTCCGCTGTTCAGCCGCGACGTATACAGCTATCTCGCACAGGGAGCCATGGTCGACGCGCGCATGGACGTGTACGCGCACGGCCCCGCGCAGCTCGGCGGCCCGCTCGCCGACGAGGTCGCGCCGGTGTGGCAGCACACCACGACGCCGTACGGCCCGGTCTTCCTCGTCGTCGCCTCCGCGCTGTCCGGACTCACGCAGGGGGAGATTCCGGCCGGTCTGCTCGGTATGCGCCTGGTCGCGCTGCTCGGCGTCGCCCTCATGGCGGCGGCACTGCCCCGGCTGGCCCGGCACAGCGGCGCCGATCCGGCCGCCGCGCTGTGGCTCGGGGCGCTCAACCCCCTCGTCCTGCTCCACCTGGTGGCCGGTGCGCACAACGACGCCATCATGCTCGGCCTGCTCGGCCTCGGTCTGGTGGCCGCGTGCGGCCGGTGGCACGTGCTGGGCGTCGTCCTCGTCACCCTCGCCGCGCTGGTGAAGGCGCCTGCTGCGCTCGGCCTCCTTGCGGTGATCGCGCTGCGCGGGCGCCGCGGGATGGTGCGGTCCACGCTGGTCACCGCCGGGGTCGCCCTCGCCACGACGGCCGCGGCAACCGCCGCGGCCGGCACGGGATACGGCTGGATCGCGGCCCTGAAGACCCCTGTCTCTCCGCACAACTGGTCGCCCACCAGCGTCCTCGGCCGCGCCACCGGATCCCTGCTCGAGAAACTCGGCAGCGGTCTCGCGCCCCTGGCCCTGCCCCTCTGGCACGCGACCGGGCTCGCGGTGACCGTGATCGTGGTGCTGTTCATATGGCTGCGCCTGCGGCCCGGCCCGATCTACGCCCTGGGCCTGAGTCTGGCCGCGGTCGCCGCGTTCGGCCCGGCGATCCGGCCCTGGTACGCGCTGTGGGGCCTGTTCCTCATCGCCGCGGCGGCGCCCAGCGGTTCGGTGCGGCACCGGGTCGCGGCCGTCAGCGCGGTACTCGCGCTCACCTTGCTGCCGAGCGGGGGACCGCCCGACGCCGCGCAGGTGGTCCTGGCCGTCTCCGGCGGGGTACTCGCCCTCGTCGTGCTCTGGCAGGCCCATCAAGCGGCACAGGCACCGACGCTGGAACGGACGGCATGA
- a CDS encoding glycosyltransferase 87 family protein, with protein MRELLRTDRRRLLCVLGLAVVVGVFTATVPLLRDWFDLRVYYGTVDTWVHHGGRIYDYRVPGTTYGFTYPPFAALGMLPMALVALDTAIAVGLLLNIAALAAVVWFLVGPALRRYGWFGFAMAACLLALFEPVRDTFSFGQVNLLLLALVLSDAWLLSTGRGRRAGVGIGLAAAIKLTPALFIGLLLLARRWRAAGVATAVAAAATGLAAWAVPDASRFYWTEALWDTGRIGRLAYVSNQSLQGVLARLAAPDEPSKAAWATVALLVLCLWAWRTTRALADEDWTAAFALTGLAACLVSPITWVHHLVWLLPAFAVLLHRRRLRVAAALYAVLCSSVVWLWFHDASGLDGFLGSNTYTWITLGLLLWLPVGQPRVSRPFLSRRARNTPPAPSPAAPAIPATSGQPGPSPAGCAGAPVVAPGPAAGTPRVSTSVPTGSTRPAALKPQSSSERASS; from the coding sequence TTGCGAGAGCTGCTGCGTACCGATCGTCGGCGGTTGCTCTGCGTGCTCGGACTCGCCGTCGTCGTCGGCGTGTTCACCGCCACCGTGCCGCTGCTGCGCGACTGGTTCGACCTGCGCGTCTACTACGGGACGGTCGACACCTGGGTCCACCACGGCGGCCGGATCTACGACTACCGGGTGCCGGGGACGACGTACGGATTCACGTATCCGCCGTTCGCGGCCCTCGGCATGCTGCCGATGGCGCTGGTCGCGCTGGACACGGCGATCGCCGTCGGGCTGCTGCTCAACATCGCCGCGCTCGCCGCGGTGGTGTGGTTCCTGGTGGGGCCCGCGCTGCGCCGGTACGGCTGGTTCGGCTTCGCCATGGCGGCCTGTCTGCTGGCCCTGTTCGAACCGGTCCGCGACACCTTCAGCTTCGGCCAGGTGAACCTCCTGCTCCTCGCTCTCGTGCTGAGCGACGCGTGGCTGCTGTCGACCGGCCGGGGGCGCCGGGCGGGCGTCGGCATCGGCCTGGCCGCGGCGATCAAGCTCACCCCCGCGCTCTTCATCGGCCTGCTGCTGCTCGCCCGCCGCTGGCGCGCCGCCGGGGTCGCGACGGCCGTCGCCGCAGCGGCCACCGGGCTTGCCGCGTGGGCGGTGCCGGACGCCTCGCGCTTCTACTGGACCGAGGCGCTGTGGGACACGGGCCGCATCGGACGTCTCGCCTATGTCTCCAACCAGTCCTTGCAGGGCGTGCTGGCCCGGCTCGCGGCACCGGACGAACCGAGCAAGGCCGCCTGGGCGACGGTCGCCCTGCTGGTCCTGTGCCTGTGGGCGTGGCGGACCACCCGCGCGCTGGCCGACGAGGACTGGACGGCCGCGTTCGCCCTCACCGGGCTCGCCGCCTGCCTCGTCAGCCCGATCACCTGGGTGCACCATCTCGTCTGGCTGCTGCCGGCCTTCGCCGTCCTGCTGCACCGGCGCCGGCTGCGGGTCGCGGCGGCCCTGTACGCGGTGCTGTGCAGCAGCGTGGTGTGGCTCTGGTTCCACGACGCGTCCGGCCTCGACGGATTCCTCGGCAGCAACACGTACACCTGGATCACCCTCGGGCTGCTGTTGTGGCTGCCCGTCGGTCAGCCGCGCGTGAGCCGCCCGTTCCTGAGCCGCAGGGCCAGGAACACGCCTCCGGCGCCCAGCCCTGCCGCGCCCGCGATCCCGGCGACCTCCGGCCAGCCGGGCCCGTCGCCCGCCGGGTGCGCCGGGGCTCCGGTCGTCGCGCCGGGTCCCGCGGCCGGGACGCCCCGCGTGTCGACGAGCGTTCCGACGGGGTCGACGCGTCCGGCTGCCCTGAAGCCCCAGTCGAGCAGCGAGCGCGCCTCCTCGTAG